The Coffea arabica cultivar ET-39 chromosome 6e, Coffea Arabica ET-39 HiFi, whole genome shotgun sequence genome contains the following window.
GACATGCATTGAACTAATTTAagactttatatgatgaaaaattTAATCTTTTTCAAAGGACTtggattttcacaaataaattttttaaattataagttgaaacaaataaattttatctcaacCTAAATtgtatttaccaaaaaaaatcttaaatccaacccaaaaataccacaatattctgaaattatacaaaattcacgtttATAGGAATTAGACATTGcgagtttaaattttaattcacGTTTTTTGAGATTTAGATATTGCAACTtataaaaaaggaagtttggagtttggagaaagtcaagaaaatagaaaatagatatacaaacttgataagaggcaaaaaaatgagaagaaagtgAGTGGATGTGACATTTAATAATTAGTCTTTAAGATTAAGAAAAAcctattctttttttaattttttaatttaatagagaaaaacaaaaaaaaattccggTTCAACGGTTCAATCCGATTCTTACGGTTCGAATGGTTCAATTCGATTTTTAAGTCCAATCAACCGAAAGTATGCATCGGACTAGAGCTATGACCAATTTATGATCTGACCGGTCGAACCGAGCGATCCAGTCTGGTTTTTAGAAGGCAGCAATAATGAAGGTAGCATGAGAAGTTTGTGTAGAAATGGGCTAATGAAGTGAATACAACAAACCACGACGAATACACTTGAGAATGAGCTATTTGCTTATCTTGTCCCTAACATAGATAAGATTAACATCGAGCTTAATATAACAATTATTATTTGCACAAAGTTTATGTACTGATAAAAGATTTTTGCTTAAATTGGGAACCAAAAGAATGTTTTTGAGATAGAGAAGACAAGCAGAAGTTTATAAAGTACTATGACCAATATGGGAGATAGAAAGTAGATTACCATCACCAACCATAACTCGGGAATTACCATAATAAGATGTAGACAAAGAAGGATGAGTAGCATCAATAGATGATGCTGCAAAATATGGATACGAAGTTGTAATGGATATCTCCTCCAAATTGAGTACATCAAAAGAGTTTGAAATGGTATTGGCCACGAATGAATGATTAAAATGATCAATACATTCAAGCGTAGTATGATTAAAGTGACTACAAATTTGGCAAATTGATAGTAGCAGGAAACCAATTGAGCTAGCTCAGTTGGCAGAGGGACAAGACTTATAGCTCCTTGGGTGTAACTAGGTGGTTCAATACCCCTTGATTGTATTTAGAATTCAAGATTTCCTGGAATACAACCAGCGGGTGCATGATACACCTGTTTTGGTCTGGGGGCAGTTTAGTCCCCTTCGAGTCCTCCTCTGCTTAGTGTAGAGTagaagaaagaatgaaattTATCATGTCGGCAAAAAAGATAGCAACAGAAATAGTATAGGATGAAACTAGTGTTAGAGTAAGTGTGGGAACTTGACCAAGTATACTAGTAGAAATAGGTTGAAAAGTTGTAATAAATGGTTGTTGGAAAGAGAATCTTGGATAGGGAAATCACGACCATCCTCTTTAGAGTTAGATAGTCCACAACCACGATTGTTAGTATTGAATCCACGGAGCAATTGGAATTTGAATTAGAATGGGTAGAATTTGACATTGATTGATTAGTTTTCAATAAGATAATGGAGTTTGAGTGAATGGTCATTGGAAAACGAATCTTGGATAGGGAAATCATGACCACCCTCTCTAAAGTTTGATCATCCACAACCATATGATTGTCATTATTGAATCCACGACCGCAATTGGAGTTTGAATTAGAATAGGCAGAATTTGACATTAATTGAGTAGTTTTCAGTAGTTTGAGTGAACCATGTGAGGAAACAATCTTAATATATTCGTCTTCAATAAGCAAAAGTGGTTGATGAACAACAAAATCGAAAAAgggcaattcaaaaagaaaggTATGGTAAGATATCGGTAGACCTTGTAATGTTTGGGGTGACAAGATCTTCATTGGAGATGGACTTCCCAATGGTAGAAAGAGATGTAATGATACTAGACCAGGAGTTATTCTTTGGCAAATGTGAATATATTTCTTTCATGTAGTTAAATGGAATCTTTCTTGTTAGTTAGACTGTTATGCTGAGTCAGCAAATAATTGACAAGGAAGCTAGAGTTGTGTTGTATAAGGAACGTAGAGTAGCTAGATTGAGGGGTTGTTGATCAATTTTCTGAATAatatctttctttcttcttcttcaagccTTAGTTTCTCTCATCTCTCTAATTCTGCTGCAACTTGCAGCTCTCTTCACAGTGGTATCAGTGCTTCCAATCCTTGGACTAGAAAGCTTGATTCATTGCTATGGTAGAAGGTACGCGTCTTAAAACACTTGAAAAGCAGGTTAAAAGGCAGGAAGCAAGATTACAGCCTTTCATGGATTCCACAAGTGAGACTTAAATTCATGGAAGAGAAGATGATGTCTAACTCTACAGAATTGAAAGCTCTCATAACTAGTATTACAGAACAAATTGGAGGAAACAACAAGGAATTCTCAGTAGGAACGGGGAATTCTTGCCATCCCCACATGTTCTTTGCAAGGTAATTCCAGGCAAGGGCAGATGAATCAAGATAAAGGAGAAAGAAATGCTTTTATCCCTAGTGTgcctaagctgaaatttcctAAGTTCTTAGGGAAGTAGGTAAGGGATTGGGTCCAGGAATATGAGACTTTCTTCCATCTATACGGGATCATGGATTCGCAGAAGTTGTTGATTGCAGAAATGCATTTGGAAGGGATAGCCAATGTCTGGTTCCAAAGCTCAAAAAGAGATAAAGGGGCAATGGAATGGGAGGAGTTCAAGAGGGATGCGAATTGCAGATTTGGGACCCTTGGGGATGAGGATAGGGTAGAGGAATTCAACAAGTTACAGCAGACTTCCACAGTAATGGCCTATCAAGAGAGGTTTGAGGAGTTGAGGGCCATAATGCTGCTCAAAAATCTTGGTTTGAGTGAAAACTACTTTGTTTCAAGCTACTTCAGTCGGTTACAAAAAGAACTCAAGGTTTTGGTCAAAATGCATAAACCCACAAACAGATCTCCTTTAACTAATGCATCATCCACGAATGAAGGAGATCTTAAGAAATTGGGGAATTCTACTCATCAATTCAAGAAAATCACACCAACAGAGTTCCAatacagaaaagaaaataacCTGTGTTTTAAGTGTGGGGCCAAGTTTGGGTCAGGCCATATGTGTAAGAACAAAGGAATACACACGATTATTGCTATAGATGAGGAAGAAGAAGTAATAGAATATGTGGGAACAAGTCACAAACAAGATATTGAATTGTCCCTACATTCAGTCATTGGGAATGTACTATCTAGCACCATTAGATTAGCAAGGATGGTCAAGGATTTTGAAATTTCTGTATTGTTCGATGGGGGAAGCTCTAATTGTTTCCTTAAGAAGTTGGTTGCATAGAGATGGCATGAGCTTATAAGGCAGCACAAGCCTTTTAAAGTCAGAATTGAAGATGGACAGGAGCTTGATTGCAATCAGTGGATACTCGGATTCCAATGGAGTATGCAAGGTCACAAGTTTTGTCAGAATGTATACCTCTTGGATCTGGAGCCCTATGATCTAATTGCAGGGGTGGATTGGATGAAAGCTTATAGTCCTTTGACAATTGATTTCAGACAATTGTAGGTCTTATTTAAGAGAAATGGTGAACTAGTGAAATTGCAAGGTGATAGAGGTATTGTAAACACCAAGATGGCTGTCCCAcccatttcttgaaaaaataaaattacgagttataaaatgaatttttgattaattttgagcgaaaaatgagtttttgatttttagagaataaataaagaaaaagggcctaaaatgggacttaaaaagtgcgacgattttggcccaacataatagtttaaaaagggtttttaagaaaaaaataggagtcgccacttaatattgagttaaggtgtattaagtcacccaaaaatgtatttttaataaaaaataggtaaaatcctttttaaacgactccaggtctttaaaaacaagagaaaagagttcgggagtcacgattgaagaaagagaaggtaAAGATTTGATCTAAGGCATCCTTTCAATCTAACCAAGGTTAGTTACGTGAtttagtaaaatttttttttaatttaatctataaaacttatcacatttgaatgttactatatggatgcaaatctagaccTAATGGATATCGGGAGGgtcgaaatatctcttcaaagtttaattggtgcgaatcatattaattgtgatgcccaaaatGATTCCTAGAAGAgatcacgaatatgcaaagagTGAGAatcgaagaaaaagaaaaattataatatataagtatacgtgacctaaaagaggaatgcaacataacgggtacAAGGAACTAagattcgtgactcaatttttcttcttataGAGGAGATACAAGTGTGCTAAGGCTAAGAAGTTATACTTGTCCATTTTCTATATTTGAAAGGTAACTCTCCTAATTttagtcaagcaaatgaactaatctATGTCGAATTTtctaaatggaatgcaagtctaaatatcatgtttcgcacatagggataagggatatacatatagagaaaatatcatgcaaaatagTAAGGAttctaaaaagtagaaaatatgcatgaaatgtagtgattgttacacaaacatgatctagcgcgtagacggtccctaagggtctagcattggactagctcATATCTATaaattctcactagcattggactaacgaGAAATCGAGAAAATAGACCACaattagcgttggactagtgtggtgaagtcatgcatttattataactaaataaaacataattaaaacaagtaaacacgtAAACACATAGAGCACATAACATATAAGTATAATATCTGGATGCAAAGAttctaagaaagcgagtaaacacataagcacataaacatgcaagcacgcgagcaaataaacacacataaggACCTAACTATTTTATttggggccctaactacaatctaaggggagaagtctaaaaataataacctaactattatatttatctaactaattacacTTTGGCAAAATTAAAACATATCCATTACATAGTCTAGCTAAATATATGTCTTGAGCACCTATTTATTACAATTtgacatttaaatgcctcttgaataatcaccaaaattaaatatatgaaaCTTGAGCTAAATAAAACgagtaattaaataaataaagaaaatactcaaaatcatgcaattacaTATAAATCACACAGGAGCACATAAAagatttttaaataataaaagaagatacctcccttgaagtagtAGCTAATTGGGGTTGGATTTATCCTATTTGTGctccaaaataaacaaaatgatcaacgtaccaatttaattataaagaaatgaaaataatcatgaaatctaccAACTAAATCACttaaatgaagtataattaacaatcaaagaagaaagacaacttgtatttaagaaatcaaaactgttagggacctaattacaaaaattaagaaagtttttAGGGACAAATTATAATTATCACAAAGATGAGGGatcaaaataaaagacaaataaagcTTAGGGACCAAAATACAATTAAATTAGagacctaattgaaagaaaactaaaatttttaagGCCACAGTATAGTTAGTAAAACGTTCAGGGACTGATCTGCAATTGTCGTATCAGACTTCTTGATAgaacaggccattgggccatttttcttatttttcatgcCAAAACCCTTCCagcccaaccgaaacccaaaGCAAAAAGAGCGGGCCAATCCACTATTCTGACCCCAAAATAATCTAACAAGCCGATGGGCTTTAACTCTCCAGcccaagaaataaaaaaatatctaACCCAATTCCAATAACCCAAACAAATAACCAAATCCAATTCCCCTTTTATTTTACCAAAACCCAACAAACTAATAAGTGAACTAAAAAATGCTAAAGTCTAATTTCATcccaaaatccagaattaattaactgaaaaacacacttaaaacatagaaaatgaagttaaagcttaaaaaagggtaaaatgatTTATTTGCAAAGGTTTTGGGGCCATAATAGAATTTGGTAAAAATTGAGAGgccaaaacagaatttccaaAAATGTTCATGCAGCCTAGTCGAAGCCTTCGTCTTCTTCGCTGGTTTCTTTCTTATTCTTGCTAGATTTCATGTAGCCAATTCGCATAGCCAAAAACTAAAAGTTCAGACTCAATACATGAACGCATGTGACCCAAGATTCATCAAACAAAGTCTAATACAACATTTCACTAAAAAATCCTATCTAATAATCCACAAAATGAGCAGGAaaattgctgaaaaatgagagaaagaagaaagaatggAAACGGAAGAAACATGCTCTGCAAAAACATCTTGGTGACTTTGATGCGAATACAAGTTTAAATGAAGCAAAAGAGGGTGAAATACTTCACCTTTAACAACTTAGAGGGTCGAAATCGCGTGTCAAACTTCGAGGAAGGAGACTCCAAGATTTGTCGTAGGAGACGCAAGAATTCCGAACCCAGCAACTTCAAGCCCTGATTCAAGGTGGTAAAGATGTTCTTTtcaggaaattttctaaataaaagtGTAGCAAAAATGGCGAACCGTGTTAACacgaaaatacaaataaattgAACAAGCTTGAGTCGTGTTTGAAGAACActgtcctaagaaactatttcagGGGTATGAAATGTTTCCTCAGGATTAAACAAGCCTTCCTCTACTATCAAGAGGGAATTAGAACCAGCTAATTTTAGTCCAgcagtaagagagagagagcagagaGTAGAAGTGAGAATTAGAGTGTGTGTAGTGCCTGCAAAATGAATCTGCCCGAGGCCTCTATTTATAGCCTCTGTAATGGTTTTAATCATTAGTAAAGGATACATATTATCTCTTTGTTTGTTTAGAAAAATCAGGACACGTGCAATTTCAAAGCCTTTGGAAATAGTCAAACAAACTTCAAGGAACGTTACAAGCTTTAAACGTCAGAGCCTTTGGAAAGAGTCAAACAAACCAATTCCAAGCTTTAACTTTGTTTGATTGAAAGTTGTGGGATAACATAATGCTCCACGTTTCGGTTTAAACCCATGTACATGCCAACAACTTTTTCTTATCCGATAGAAACAACCTGATAGAGTATGAAATTGTCAAAGCATGACCATGAGTTTTAAAATAACACGTGTAGTAACAAATCTTTTGAAATATACAACAATCTCCcacctatttcaaaagattttatataaaataatgaaaagaaaataTGCTGGACTTGTTTGGATTCAATGTAATTAATTTGGtgtcttttggactatgaaccaAATTTAGATTGATAAAACATGTCTCACAGAATTATTGGTGAAATATGAATTTCTATGAACCAATAACTCTTATTGTATGACAGAGATTCTATCAATCACATTGTAACCCATAATTTGCTGTTCAATGCGATGTCGCGCTTTTTAGGCCATGCGCCTGCCTGGGTATTCATGAGAGCTCTAAAGATTTGGCCGCCCCACTCCACTCTCATATAGGTGAATTCATCAAGTGTATACTGCTCTAAATACACCTCCCTAAAGGGATATGAATTCATTAAGAGTTTTAACTCAACCTCATAACTATTAGCAGTTAAAGCACTCGTTTCAAAAGGGACTTAAACTTGATAGTACTTTACAGTCAATATTGACTTGTTATTACCCATATGAACCTATTTCATGGGATTACCAATCACATAGGTTGGGTTACCATCTTTATTGACTACTGTTGGCCTAAGTCCCATTTCCCTTGTAGTTTGAAGAATTAATTTTCTTCCTACAGGTTTAGTCAGAGGATCGGCCAAATTCAATTCTAATTTCACAAAATCAATGGAAATTATTCCATCTTTAAGCAGCTGCTTTACGACATCATGTCTTAATCTCATGTGTCGACTTTTACAATTATAAGACTTATTTTTTGCAATAGCTATGGCCGCTTGACTGTCACAGTGTATAGATACAGGAGGCAACAGATCCTTAATAGGAGAAATATTGACTAAGAAATTTCTTAACCAATCTGCCTCAGAGCCAGTTAACTCCAGAGCTATGAACTCCGATTCCATAGTTGACCGAGCAATAATTGTCTGTCTGGCTGATTTCCATGCTACCGCACCACCACCAAGGGTGAACACATAACCACTAGTGGATTTTGTATCATTTGGATCAGAGATCCAGTTAGCATCATTGTAACCCTCTAATACAGTGGGAAATCCACTATACAGGATACCAAAATTTATGGTacctctcaaatatttcattagtcTGACTAGTGCAAACCGATGCTCACGATTGGGATTGTGAATATATCTACTCAGTCTACATACAGCATATGCTATATCCGGTCTAGTGAAATTCATCAGATGCATCAGACTCCCAATGATCTGAGTATATTTAGACTGAGCAATTGGTcgccattatttttctttaattgagtgTTAGCGTCATAAGGAGTACTCACAGGTGTCACatcataattttcaaacttcctAAGAAGTCTCTCTGTATAATGTTCTTGTGACAACATTGTACCATCACCTCTCCTTATGATTTTAACACCCAATATCATTTTGGCTTCACTCAAatctttcatatcaaaattCGAAGACAAAAAATATTTAGTACTATTTACAATACTTAGACTGGTACCAAATATAAGCATGTCACCTACATACAAACTGATTATCACATATTGATCATTCATAACTTTGACATATACACATTTATCCACTTCTACAGATGAGAATCCATCTTTCAtcaatacttgatcaaatttctcatgccactgtttaggagcttgttttaggccataaagagatttaattagtttacaaaccttattttcttgtccaGATACAATACATCCCTCAGGTTGAAACatataaatttcttcttctaaatcaccatttaaaaaggctgttttgacatccatttgatgaataataaGCTTATGGATAGAagctaaagcaaataaaactcgAATAGACGCAATTCTTGTTACTGGTGCAAATGTATCAAAATagtcaatattttttttttcagaaaatccTTTTGCTACTAAACGAGCTTTGTACTTTTCTATAGAGCCATCagagttatattttcttttaaaaatccaTTTGCAACTAATAGGTTTTGCACCAGGAGGTAAGTCCACCAAAATCCAAGTTTTATTTGACAAGATAGAATCAATTTCAGATTTAattgtttctttccaaaatttacaatCAGGGGAAGAAATAGCATCCAAGTATGTTAAAGGATCATTATTAAcaagaaaagtttgaaaatcattttcataagaaaattcttttcttggccttttACTCCTTCTTAATTCCTCATTCGGAATTATTTCTCTATTTATTTCAACAGGTGCATGAGAAATTTTACTAGACAAtgaaaaaatatgttcaaagaATTCAGCATTCTTTGTCTCAATAATTGTATTACAATCAAGTACATCACTttttaaaacaagaaatctataAGCAGCACTATGTTCAGTATATCCAATAAACATACAATCAGAAGTTTTAGaacctaattttcttttcttagattcAGGCAACAATACTTTAGCAAGACACCCCCatacttttaaatatttcaaattagGTTTATAATTTTTCCATAACTCATAAGGGATTTTGTCAGTTTTCTTATGAGGTATCCTATTTTGTAAGTGACATGCAAATAAAATAGTTTCTCCCCATAAATTATCAGGAGCATGAGAGCTAACTAACATACAATTTATCATTTCTTTTaatgttctatttttcctttcagctACCCCATTAGATTCTGGTGAGTATGATGGTGTTATTTCATGTATAATGCCTTCACGTTCACAGAAATTATCTAAGGCTAAATATTCACCTCCTCTATCCAATCTAAttctttttatccttttatGAAGTTGATTTTCTACTTCAGTCTTGTAAGATAAAAAAGTATTATGAGTATCATCTTTATTTCTAAGTAGATTAAGCTTAGTGTATCTAGAGTAATCATCTATAAAGGTAACATAATATTTTTTCCCACCTCTAGTCATAGTTTGTTTTAAGTCACCTAAATCTGTATGAATTAAACTTAACAGTTCAGTTTCTCTTTGGATAGATATACAATTTCTCTTTGTTAATTTTGCTTCTGCACATATCTCACATTTATCCATTTTATCATTAACACCAGAAATCAGGCCACAagattgcattttctttatataaCTCATATTAACATGTCCTAATCTTGCATGCCAtaaagaaattgaatcaataatATAAGCAGAAGAAGAAGCATTCTCATTGATCACATTGGAAATGTTAAGTACAAAGAGTCCCTGATTACAATAGCCCTTGCCCATAAATACATTATTTTTTGTCATTATAATCTTTCCAAATTCAAATGACACTTTCACTCCAACTTTTCCTTGCAATGCTACGGAAACCAGATTTGCCCGAATGTTGGGCATATGCAGTACATCATTGAGAGCCAAAGTTTTTCCTGAAGTGAGTTTCAAGAATACTTTGCTCTTACCCAAAACATTAGCAGTTCGTGAGTCACCAAGGTAGACTACTTCCTCATTATCCCCTATAGGAGTataggaggaaaatgcttctcGATTTGCACATATGTGCCGAGTAGCCCCAGAGTCTACCACCCACTCTTTGACATTAGCTGCAATGTTCACTTGAGAGATGACAGCAGCAATTATATCATCTCCTTCGGTTAAGTGCACCTTAGGAGGATTACCATTTGCTTTGTCACCTTTATTAAGTCTGCATTGGACTGCATAATGTCCTAGTTTTCCACAATAAAAGCAAttgcctttcttcttcttaaagttgggattgttaggcttgaaattaaaatttttgggcTTGTAATTCTGGGATTTATTGGCGTACCTTTTATTATTGCTTTGCACCAGATTGGCTTTGTAAGCCATCTCCTTTGCCTTGGTAGCTCTCAACTCCCTTTTGTTTGAATCCTCAATGAGGATGTGCCTCACGAGCTCATCCATGGTATAATTTTTCTCCTTGTGTTTCAAGTTGTTTTTATAGTCGGCCCATGACTCAGGTAGCTTTTCAATCAGCATGCCTACAGCGAATTTCTCAGGAAGATTGAtgtcttcatttttcaagtCCTCTAGCAGCATTTGATATTTGGTGATTTGAATTTTCATCTCCTTGTCATCAGTCATTTGCCATTGGTTGTATTTTCCTACGACGAATTTTTGTTTGGTTGCATCTTCGGCAGTAAACTTTGTTACCAAGGCTTCCCAAATTGCCTTGGCTTCTTTGCTCTTATTGGCATATTGCCATGCTTCTTGAGTCTTGGCATCCGCAATTGCAGAAGGTTGAGGTTCAGTGAACGCATAAGCTACTCCATGGATGTCAAGTAGAGAGTGCACACGTTCTTGccatcttttaaaattttcatttgcgaaaatttcaattttggataCATCCGGAAAAGGCTTGGCGAATGGTAGTGCCACTGCAACAGTTGCTGATGAAGGCTGTGAGGTGCTAACATTGTCAGATGCCatagtttcttagattgtaaCAAAAATGGCGAACCGTATTAACacgaaaatacaaataaattgAACAAGCTTGAGTCGTGTTTGAATAACActgtcctaagaaactatttcagGGGTATGAAATGTTTTCTTAGGATTAAACAAGCCTTCCTCTACTATCAAGAGGGAATTAGAACCAGCTAATTTTAGTCCAgcagtaagagagagagagaggagaagagaGAGCAGAGAGTAGAAGTGAGAATTAGAGTGTGTGTAGTGCCTGCAAAGTGAATCTGCCCGAGGCCTCTATTTATAGCCTCTGTAATGGTTTTAATCATTAGTAAAGGATACATATTATCTCTTTGTTTGTTTAGAAAAATCAGGACACGTGCAATTTCAAAGCCTTTGGAAATAGTCAAACAAACTTCAAGGAACGTTACAAGCTTTAAACGTCAGAGCCTTTGGAAAGAGTCAAACAAACCAATTCCAAGCTTTAACTTTGTTTGATTGAAAGTTGTGGGATAACATAATGCTCCACATTTCGGTTTAAACCCATGTGCATGCCAACAACTTTTTCTTATCCGATAGAAACAACCTGATAGAGTATGAAATTGTCAAAGCATGACCATGAGTTTTAAAATAACACGTGTAgtaaaaaatcttttgaaatataCAACAAAATGTTCTTCTTCTAAGATCGTAGATGATGTAGCAAGAGAAATCACTCAAAAAGAGTTGTAACGAAGGAGAAAACTAAGCTTGAAGGTTGCTAATCGGCCAACCTGGTTAagcgaaaattttccagaaattttgctctttttccctcattttgctttctatttttttctctttttttgctGCTTTTCACTCCCTCGCCGCTCTCACTCTTCCTCTCTGTTTAGGGCTGCATTTGATACTTTTTATAGGGACCAAAAATCCTCCAAAACCTAGGATCAAAGGTGGACGTTTTTGCTACATTTTTCTGGCCAGAATTTGGGCCCTTAGATGGCTTTTGTCCTAGGATTTTCTTGGTGTTTGGATTAAGGCCAGGTGGATTGCTACTAGAATGATCCAATGGAGCGAAAAAACGAAGAAAAAAGGGTGAAAATGGGAGGAAATGGAGCTGCATCTTCCTTTTACTATCCTCCATGGCTTCTGGTACGAAACCATGGGAAAGGATTGGCGCACGTGCAATGCACGCGCGCGTGgggaaggaatttttttttttttttttacaaaactgattttgaaataaataaaaatttaactaaaatgaacaaaaataggaataaaataaagaaaataaaatgataaattttggtgtctacaacggCTAAGGGAGAAACGGCCCAAAGATACATAAGAAAGAAATTGAAGCAAATAGTGGAAGCATGTATGATTAGCTTTTCTCAATCACAGGTAAATACAACTCCAAAGATTCTAGAACCTCCTTAGCAATTACCCAAGGATATATTTAGTGAGCCCAAGCAATTACCCCCTGAAAAACCATTTGACCATCAAATTCCCTTTAAAAGCAGATGTAAAACCCTTCGAATTGGCCCCTTATAGATATCCTCATTTCCAAAAAGCagaaatagaaaaacaagttaAAGACATGTTGCACAGTGGCAT
Protein-coding sequences here:
- the LOC140009792 gene encoding uncharacterized protein, giving the protein MASDNVSTSQPSSATVAVALPFAKPFPDVSKIEIFANENFKRWQERVHSLLDIHGVAYAFTEPQPSAIADAKTQEAWQYANKSKEAKAIWEALVTKFTAEDATKQKFVVGKYNQWQMTDDKEMKIQITKYQMLLEDLKNEDINLPEKFAVGMLIEKLPESWADYKNNLKHKEKNYTMDELVRHILIEDSNKRELRATKAKEMAYKANLVQSNNKRLNKGDKANGNPPKVHLTEGDDIIAAVISQVNIAANVKEWVVDSGATRHICANREAFSSYTPIGDNEEVVYLGDSRTANVLGKSKVFLKLTSGKTLALNDVLHMPNIRANLVSVALQGKVGVKVSFEFGKIIMTKNNVFMGKGYCNQGLFVLNISNVINENASSSAYIIDSISLWHARLGHVNMSYIKKMQSCGLISGVNDKMDKCEICAEAKLTKRNCISIQRETELPDIAYAVCRLSRYIHNPNREHRFALVRLMKYLRGTINFGILYSGFPTVLEGYNDANWISDPNDTKSTSGYVFTLGGGAVAWKSARQTIIARSTMESEFIALELTGSEADWLRNFLVNISPIKDLLPPVSIHCDSQAAIAIAKNKSYNCKSRHMRLRHDVVKQLLKDGIISIDFVKLELNLADPLTKPVGRKLILQTTREMGLRPTVVNKDGNPTYVIGNPMK